A genomic segment from Gammaproteobacteria bacterium encodes:
- a CDS encoding CDP-6-deoxy-delta-3,4-glucoseen reductase — MTDKTYKVRIQPSGREVTVKATETVLDGVLRAGLLLPHSCRNGSCGACKGVVLTGSVDYGTYDEKALTADERAAGKALFCQARPTSDLTIEAKEIDAPKGIVIKTLPARVIQLERAAHDVMVLSLKLPQQPEPFKFLAGQYIDILLRSGDRRSFSLANPPHQVDSLELHVRHVPGGRFTGQVFNEMREKDLLRFRGPLGMFFLREDDAERPIILVAGGTGFAPIQSIVQDAIARGLKRPMHLYWGVRAKRDLYRHALAESWCAAYPNFRYTPVLSEPQPEDAWTGRTGWVHDAVLADYADFSGHEVYASGPPPMINAIRAVFFPRGLAEDRLHYDSFEFAHTT, encoded by the coding sequence ATGACCGATAAAACTTATAAAGTTCGTATCCAACCCAGTGGTCGCGAGGTTACCGTCAAAGCGACCGAAACCGTGCTCGACGGCGTATTGCGCGCAGGGTTGTTGTTGCCGCATAGCTGCCGCAACGGTTCCTGCGGTGCCTGCAAGGGCGTGGTGCTGACGGGCAGCGTCGATTACGGCACGTATGACGAAAAAGCGTTGACCGCCGACGAGCGTGCCGCCGGCAAAGCATTGTTCTGCCAGGCGCGACCGACGTCCGATTTAACGATCGAAGCAAAAGAGATCGACGCGCCCAAGGGTATCGTCATCAAGACCTTGCCAGCACGCGTGATCCAGCTCGAACGGGCAGCGCACGATGTGATGGTGTTGTCGCTCAAGTTGCCGCAACAACCCGAGCCGTTCAAATTTCTCGCCGGCCAATACATCGACATCCTGCTGCGTAGTGGCGATCGCCGCAGTTTCTCGCTCGCCAATCCGCCGCATCAGGTCGATTCGCTCGAGCTACATGTGCGGCATGTGCCGGGCGGTCGCTTCACCGGCCAAGTGTTTAACGAGATGCGCGAGAAGGACCTGCTGCGGTTTCGCGGACCGCTCGGTATGTTTTTTCTGCGCGAGGACGACGCCGAACGGCCGATCATCCTCGTCGCCGGTGGCACCGGCTTCGCACCGATCCAATCGATCGTGCAAGACGCCATCGCCCGCGGTCTCAAGCGGCCGATGCATCTCTACTGGGGCGTACGCGCCAAGCGCGATTTGTATCGGCACGCGCTAGCCGAAAGCTGGTGCGCGGCATATCCCAATTTCCGTTACACGCCGGTGTTGTCCGAGCCGCAACCGGAAGATGCTTGGACCGGCCGTACCGGCTGGGTACACGACGCGGTGTTAGCCGATTATGCCGATTTCAGCGGGCATGAGGTGTATGCCAGCGGTCCGCCGCCGATGATCAACGCGATCCGCGCCGTCTTCTTTCCGCGCGGCCTTGCCGAAGATCGGTTGCACTATGATTCTTTTGAGTTCGCCCATACGACCTAA
- a CDS encoding ATP-binding cassette domain-containing protein, whose protein sequence is MAATPLAEVHNLTRYYGDLRAVNSVSFTIHPGEILGFLGPNGAGKTTTMQILTGNLAPSDGDVRINGHDLLAEPRQAKAALGYLPEQPPVYRDLTVDEYLDYCAALHRIPRPRRREMREAAKSKCGLSDVGRRVIGNLSKGYQQRVGIAQAIIHLPPLVILDEPTIGLDPIQIREIRALIRELGKDHGVILSTHILPEVQATCDRVQIINKGSLVLSDTIDGLARHLKSAALIVGLRQPPALTEIEHIAGVRGVSTIDGSHVRVLHEPGQDPTDEIVRLATERHWGLHEIGPERASLEQIFVELTAAEQTIAAETPA, encoded by the coding sequence ATGGCGGCGACTCCCTTGGCCGAGGTCCACAACCTGACCCGCTATTACGGCGATCTCAGAGCCGTGAACAGCGTCAGCTTCACGATCCATCCGGGTGAGATCCTCGGTTTCCTCGGCCCGAACGGCGCCGGTAAAACCACCACCATGCAGATCCTGACCGGCAACCTGGCGCCGAGCGACGGCGACGTGCGCATCAACGGCCATGACCTGCTGGCCGAGCCGCGCCAAGCGAAGGCGGCGCTCGGTTACCTGCCGGAACAACCGCCGGTTTATCGCGACCTGACGGTCGATGAATACCTCGACTACTGCGCGGCGCTGCACCGCATCCCGCGTCCGCGGCGGCGCGAGATGCGCGAGGCCGCCAAGAGCAAGTGCGGCTTGAGCGACGTCGGTCGACGGGTGATCGGCAACTTGTCGAAGGGCTATCAGCAACGCGTCGGCATCGCTCAGGCGATCATTCATCTACCGCCGCTGGTGATTCTGGACGAGCCCACGATCGGCCTCGACCCGATCCAGATCCGCGAGATCCGCGCGTTGATCCGCGAACTCGGTAAAGATCACGGCGTCATCCTCTCGACCCACATTCTTCCCGAAGTGCAGGCCACCTGCGATCGGGTACAAATCATCAATAAAGGCAGCCTAGTGCTGAGCGATACCATCGACGGTCTAGCGCGGCACTTGAAGTCGGCCGCACTGATCGTCGGCTTGCGGCAGCCACCGGCATTGACCGAGATCGAGCATATCGCCGGCGTGCGCGGCGTCAGTACGATCGACGGCAGCCACGTACGCGTGCTGCACGAGCCGGGGCAAGACCCAACCGACGAGATCGTTCGACTCGCGACCGAGCGCCACTGGGGCTTACACGAGATCGGCCCGGAGCGCGCGTCGCTCGAACAAATCTTCGTCGAGCTCACTGCCGCTGAACAAACCATCGCCGCGGAGACGCCCGCATGA
- a CDS encoding ABC transporter permease subunit, protein MILTIARREFKNLFLSPLAWVVLAVVQTILAIIYLLSIRDVIEKSDQLMALEGIPGVTEMIVPSLYANAAMILLLVTPLLTMRLIAEERRNRTLPLLFSSPISMTEVVLGKYLGVLLFLWLLLAMIALMPLSLIFGGPVDFGLLGAATLGLALTLASFAAIGLFMSTLTQHPIVAAIGAFGLSLFFWIVDWSGQGDIHASVPAYLSLFNHYLTFLKGIFDSTAAVYYALLVVTFLTLSIRRLDADRLGG, encoded by the coding sequence ATGATCCTCACTATCGCCCGGCGCGAATTCAAGAATCTATTCCTGTCGCCGCTCGCCTGGGTCGTACTGGCTGTCGTCCAAACGATCTTGGCCATCATCTATCTATTGAGCATCCGCGACGTGATCGAAAAAAGCGATCAGCTGATGGCGCTCGAAGGCATTCCGGGCGTCACCGAAATGATCGTGCCGTCGCTCTACGCCAACGCCGCCATGATCCTGCTGTTGGTCACGCCGCTTTTAACCATGCGCCTAATCGCCGAAGAGCGCCGCAATCGAACGCTGCCGCTGCTGTTCAGCTCGCCGATCTCGATGACCGAGGTCGTGCTCGGCAAATATTTGGGGGTGTTGCTGTTTCTGTGGCTACTGCTGGCGATGATCGCGCTAATGCCGTTATCGCTGATCTTCGGCGGCCCAGTCGACTTCGGTTTGCTCGGCGCCGCCACCCTCGGTCTGGCGCTAACGCTGGCGAGCTTCGCCGCTATCGGTTTATTCATGTCGACCCTCACGCAACATCCGATCGTCGCCGCCATCGGCGCCTTCGGGTTATCGCTGTTCTTTTGGATCGTCGATTGGAGCGGCCAAGGCGACATCCATGCCAGCGTGCCGGCATACCTATCGCTGTTCAATCATTACTTAACGTTTCTCAAAGGCATTTTCGACAGCACCGCCGCTGTTTATTACGCGCTGCTGGTGGTGACGTTCTTGACCCTCAGTATCCGCCGGCTCGATGCTGACCGGCTGGGAGGCTGA
- a CDS encoding GldG family protein translates to MHHTPRAKLQLRLVNLSFIVLFLVAVGLLQWMSREFHWQFDITQNRRYSLSPASIAAVERLKGPITVTAFASQQPEIRYPIRDLIGRYQQHKADITLEFVDLDSDPERVRAAGVQDDGELVIHYGDARENIPPRARNEESLTNAFTRLGHRGERWLVFLSGHGERSPDRQANFDLSTWSAQLNKRGFKTRSLALAETPRVPTNAAALVIASPRTRLLAGEVKAIEDYLARGGNVLWLSDPNESSGLDPVAESLGIEFQTGTIVDPDSEARTGNPAAMVVTRYGSHPIIREFSDTTVFPNAVPISVQASEGWKSQVLLDTSARAWSETGRLEGEISFDKGKDIPGPLAFGFAMTRTVEGREQRVVVVGDGDFLSNSIIGNGGNLELGMSVVNWLSRDDAYVNIPVRTARDRNLKLSPTAHDIIGGVFLLVLPLALIGSGVTIWWRRRKR, encoded by the coding sequence GTGCATCACACGCCCCGCGCCAAACTGCAACTGCGTCTAGTCAACTTAAGCTTCATCGTCTTATTCCTGGTCGCCGTCGGCTTGCTGCAATGGATGAGCCGCGAATTCCATTGGCAGTTCGATATCACCCAAAACCGCCGCTACTCGTTGTCGCCGGCGAGTATCGCCGCGGTCGAGCGTCTCAAAGGGCCGATTACCGTTACCGCCTTCGCCAGCCAGCAACCCGAGATCCGTTACCCGATCCGCGATCTCATCGGCCGCTATCAGCAACACAAAGCCGACATCACGCTCGAGTTCGTCGATCTCGACAGCGATCCCGAACGCGTGCGTGCCGCGGGCGTTCAAGACGACGGTGAGCTCGTTATCCACTACGGCGATGCGCGCGAAAATATTCCGCCGCGTGCACGCAATGAAGAAAGCCTGACCAACGCCTTTACCCGCCTCGGCCATCGCGGCGAACGTTGGCTGGTATTTTTATCCGGCCACGGCGAGCGCAGCCCGGATCGACAAGCCAACTTCGATCTCTCGACGTGGTCGGCACAGCTGAACAAGCGCGGCTTCAAGACGCGTTCGCTCGCGCTCGCCGAAACACCGCGGGTACCGACCAACGCCGCCGCCCTGGTCATCGCCAGCCCGCGCACGCGGCTGCTGGCCGGCGAGGTCAAGGCGATCGAGGATTACTTGGCGCGCGGCGGTAATGTGCTGTGGTTGTCCGATCCGAATGAATCGTCGGGCCTCGATCCGGTGGCCGAATCCTTAGGAATCGAGTTCCAAACGGGCACGATCGTCGACCCGGACTCGGAAGCACGCACCGGCAATCCGGCGGCGATGGTCGTCACGCGCTACGGCTCGCACCCGATCATTCGCGAATTCAGCGACACGACGGTATTCCCGAACGCTGTCCCGATCAGCGTGCAGGCTAGCGAAGGCTGGAAGAGCCAAGTGCTGCTCGATACGAGCGCGCGTGCCTGGTCGGAAACCGGCCGACTCGAAGGCGAGATCAGCTTCGACAAAGGCAAAGATATTCCCGGCCCATTGGCGTTCGGCTTTGCCATGACGCGTACGGTCGAAGGCCGCGAGCAGCGCGTGGTCGTCGTCGGCGATGGTGATTTTCTATCGAACAGCATCATCGGCAACGGCGGCAATCTCGAGCTTGGTATGAGCGTGGTCAACTGGCTGTCGCGCGATGACGCCTACGTCAACATTCCGGTGCGGACCGCCCGCGATCGCAACTTGAAGCTGTCGCCGACAGCGCATGACATCATCGGTGGCGTCTTTCTGCTGGTGCTGCCGTTGGCGCTTATCGGCAGCGGTGTCACCATCTGGTGGCGTCGGCGCAAACGTTAA
- a CDS encoding DUF4340 domain-containing protein, with translation MSTEPNQNPPPAAPSPLMRRWWVNLVLLLVVIGLGLFAWKRSDQTQQDDTRLLLTDLKTDAIDRIDIKKADATITLQRNNGVWRLTAPINARGNDFAIESVVHLAQAPSEGRLTPTADDLGRYGLSKPKLVVRLNDSVIEFGDLHPFKDQYYARHGDAIHLVSSGYYAQAAQPYTGFIDTRLLIADSKPVAFKLPGFALTLKDGTWQRAPEDKALSSDRINAFVEEWRHARALNVKASTAAPGKERITITFADDTNKLSTLTLSVLARTPELVLLRADEQLEYHFPAETAQRLLNLRADNPN, from the coding sequence ATGAGCACGGAGCCGAATCAGAACCCGCCGCCAGCAGCGCCGTCGCCGCTAATGCGGCGCTGGTGGGTTAATCTTGTACTACTTCTGGTCGTGATCGGTCTCGGCCTATTTGCTTGGAAACGCTCGGACCAGACCCAGCAAGACGACACGCGCTTACTTCTTACCGATCTAAAAACCGACGCCATCGACCGCATCGACATTAAAAAAGCGGATGCGACCATCACGCTGCAACGAAACAACGGCGTTTGGCGGCTGACGGCGCCGATCAATGCCCGCGGCAACGACTTCGCGATCGAATCGGTTGTGCATTTGGCGCAGGCACCGAGCGAGGGCCGGTTAACGCCAACCGCCGACGACCTCGGTCGCTATGGCTTGTCCAAGCCGAAGCTGGTCGTGCGCCTCAACGATAGCGTCATCGAGTTCGGCGATCTGCATCCCTTCAAAGACCAGTACTACGCGCGCCACGGCGACGCGATTCATCTCGTTTCCAGCGGTTACTACGCCCAGGCGGCACAGCCATATACCGGCTTCATCGATACGCGCCTGCTCATCGCCGACAGCAAGCCGGTGGCATTCAAGTTGCCGGGTTTTGCACTCACGCTCAAAGACGGCACCTGGCAGCGCGCGCCCGAAGACAAAGCGCTATCGTCCGACCGCATCAACGCGTTCGTCGAAGAGTGGCGGCATGCGCGGGCGCTCAACGTCAAAGCCAGTACAGCGGCACCCGGCAAAGAACGGATCACCATCACGTTCGCCGATGACACTAACAAGTTATCAACGCTGACGCTGAGCGTCTTGGCGCGCACGCCGGAGCTCGTGCTGTTGCGCGCTGACGAACAATTGGAATATCACTTCCCTGCCGAGACGGCGCAGCGCTTGCTCAACTTGCGCGCGGACAATCCGAATTAA
- the mutM gene encoding bifunctional DNA-formamidopyrimidine glycosylase/DNA-(apurinic or apyrimidinic site) lyase, with translation MPELPEVETTRRGIEPFLVGQHVGRVLVRNPRLRWRVPSSLLKQLPGQRINTVSRRAKYLLLATDVGTVILHLGMSGSLRVVDSREPAGKFDHVELVLTNGDCLRLRDPRRFGAVLWTDADPNTHKLLADLGPEPLESTFSGAYLHQVSRGRTRAIRDFLLDGRIVAGIGNIYANEALFAAGIRPTRAAGRISRAGYDRLATAIRATLKRAIKAGGTTLRDFRGGDDKPGYFQISLKVYGRDGQPCLTCQTPIRIHRLGGRSAFFCASCQTLG, from the coding sequence ATGCCCGAACTCCCCGAAGTCGAAACCACTCGCCGCGGTATCGAGCCGTTCTTAGTCGGCCAACACGTCGGCCGCGTGCTCGTGCGCAATCCGCGCCTGCGCTGGCGTGTTCCGTCGAGTTTGCTGAAGCAGTTACCCGGTCAACGCATCAACACCGTCAGCCGCCGCGCCAAGTACCTACTGCTGGCAACCGACGTCGGCACGGTCATTCTGCATCTAGGCATGTCGGGCAGTCTGCGCGTGGTCGACAGCCGTGAACCTGCCGGTAAGTTCGACCATGTCGAGCTGGTGCTCACCAACGGCGACTGTCTGCGATTACGCGATCCGCGTCGGTTCGGCGCGGTACTATGGACTGATGCCGACCCCAACACCCATAAACTGCTCGCCGATCTCGGCCCTGAGCCCCTGGAATCAACTTTCTCAGGCGCGTACTTGCACCAGGTCTCGCGCGGCCGTACCCGGGCGATCCGCGACTTCCTGCTCGACGGCCGCATTGTCGCGGGCATTGGCAATATTTATGCGAATGAAGCGCTGTTCGCCGCCGGCATTCGGCCAACCCGGGCCGCCGGCCGGATTTCGCGCGCGGGCTACGACCGTCTGGCAACGGCGATCCGTGCCACCCTCAAACGGGCGATTAAGGCCGGCGGCACGACCCTGCGGGATTTCCGCGGCGGCGACGACAAACCCGGCTATTTTCAGATATCCCTCAAGGTCTACGGCCGCGACGGCCAGCCCTGTCTAACCTGCCAAACCCCTATTCGGATCCATCGTTTAGGTGGCCGTTCAGCCTTTTTTTGTGCGAGCTGCCAAACCCTGGGCTAA
- a CDS encoding dynamin family protein: MTNPSLEQQFEQYGSWRKTLAAAITEFRTWLQTQELSDTQVDQRLDHVLSTLRDDKLYIAFVAEFSRGKSELINAIFFANFGARILPSSAGRTTMCPTELMYDKARGPELRLLPIETRRSGTSISEFRTFPDEWQNVPLDTKSAEGMAKTLGHITETKHVDRELAQALGLHIAEDETQPGVRIAEDGLVEIPKWRHAIINLPHPLLEGGLVILDTPGLNALGSEPELTLNLLPSAHGVLFILAADTGVTKTDIQVWHDHIGGKGGGHKGRLVVLNKIDGLWDELRDWNEVNREIDRQIRETANTLNIPETNVFPVSAQKALLGKIRNDDEILEKSRIGTLEQALAQEILPSKREIVCDAIGGDVNYAIDNMRQLLKQRLQGVHEHLGELQGLNGKNFDVIDHMMNKVKTDKEIFEKSLQRFQATRSIFSQQTNVLYTHLNLKSVDNLIAATKRDMEISMTTAGLKSCMDNFFVKAHKTMEDAAAQAQEIKELMEGVYHKFQEEYGLANVKPGGFSVTRYLREIKRLEGKHDQFMSGLSLVFTEQQILTRKFFESSVAKVRAIFRMAHRDADAWLKTIMSPMESQVREHQILLRRRLESIKRIHKATDTLEDRIKELEQIREGIHEQEGAIEKRIGNITPLLQNPDDGDISQVSKTA; the protein is encoded by the coding sequence ATGACGAACCCGAGCCTCGAGCAACAATTCGAGCAGTACGGCAGCTGGCGTAAAACGCTGGCGGCGGCAATCACTGAGTTCCGCACGTGGTTGCAAACACAAGAGTTGTCGGACACGCAAGTCGATCAACGACTCGATCACGTGTTGTCGACGCTGCGCGACGACAAACTCTATATCGCCTTCGTCGCTGAGTTCTCGCGCGGCAAGTCGGAGCTGATCAACGCCATCTTCTTCGCCAACTTCGGCGCGCGCATTTTGCCGTCGAGCGCCGGCCGCACGACGATGTGCCCGACCGAATTGATGTACGACAAGGCCCGCGGCCCCGAGCTGCGACTGCTGCCAATCGAAACGCGGCGCAGCGGCACTAGCATCTCCGAGTTCCGGACATTTCCTGATGAGTGGCAGAACGTGCCGCTCGATACGAAATCGGCCGAGGGCATGGCGAAGACGCTCGGCCATATCACCGAAACCAAACACGTCGATCGCGAGCTTGCGCAAGCGCTCGGGCTGCACATCGCCGAAGACGAAACGCAACCGGGCGTACGCATCGCCGAAGATGGTCTGGTCGAAATTCCGAAGTGGCGCCACGCAATCATCAACCTGCCACATCCATTGCTCGAAGGTGGCTTGGTCATTCTCGACACACCGGGCTTGAACGCACTCGGCTCGGAACCCGAACTAACGCTGAATTTGTTGCCCAGTGCGCACGGCGTGTTATTCATTCTCGCCGCCGACACCGGCGTGACCAAAACCGACATTCAAGTGTGGCACGACCATATCGGCGGTAAGGGCGGCGGTCACAAAGGTCGGTTGGTGGTGCTGAACAAGATCGACGGCTTGTGGGACGAGCTGCGCGATTGGAATGAAGTGAATCGCGAGATCGACCGACAGATTCGCGAGACCGCGAATACGCTGAACATTCCAGAGACCAACGTGTTCCCGGTGTCGGCGCAGAAGGCATTGCTCGGCAAGATTCGCAACGATGACGAAATCTTGGAGAAGAGTCGCATCGGCACGCTGGAACAAGCGCTGGCACAAGAAATTCTTCCCTCCAAACGCGAAATCGTCTGTGACGCCATCGGCGGCGACGTCAACTACGCCATCGACAATATGCGGCAATTGCTGAAGCAACGGCTGCAAGGTGTACACGAACATCTCGGCGAGCTACAGGGACTCAACGGCAAGAACTTCGACGTCATCGACCACATGATGAACAAGGTCAAGACCGATAAAGAAATTTTTGAAAAGAGTCTGCAACGCTTCCAAGCAACGCGCAGCATCTTCTCGCAACAGACCAACGTGCTGTACACGCACTTAAACCTGAAGAGTGTCGATAACCTGATCGCTGCCACCAAGCGCGACATGGAAATCAGCATGACGACGGCGGGCTTGAAGTCGTGCATGGATAACTTCTTCGTCAAAGCGCACAAGACCATGGAAGACGCCGCGGCGCAGGCGCAGGAAATCAAAGAGCTGATGGAAGGCGTGTATCACAAGTTCCAGGAAGAATATGGCCTCGCCAACGTGAAGCCGGGGGGGTTCTCGGTAACACGCTACCTGCGCGAGATCAAACGTCTGGAAGGTAAACACGATCAGTTCATGAGCGGCTTGTCGCTGGTGTTCACTGAACAGCAAATCCTGACACGCAAATTCTTCGAATCGTCGGTGGCAAAAGTCCGGGCGATCTTCCGCATGGCGCATCGCGACGCCGACGCCTGGCTCAAGACCATCATGTCACCGATGGAGTCGCAGGTGCGCGAGCACCAAATCTTGCTGCGCCGCCGGCTGGAATCGATCAAGCGCATTCACAAGGCGACCGACACGCTGGAAGATCGCATCAAGGAGCTCGAGCAAATCCGCGAAGGCATTCATGAGCAGGAAGGCGCCATCGAGAAACGTATCGGCAACATCACGCCGCTGCTGCAAAATCCGGACGACGGTGATATCAGCCAAGTCAGCAAAACTGCCTGA